A genome region from Ctenopharyngodon idella isolate HZGC_01 chromosome 5, HZGC01, whole genome shotgun sequence includes the following:
- the gtf3aa gene encoding general transcription factor IIIAa has product MTMHENNNNPSATFICSFPDCQASYNKEWKLEAHLCKHTGERPFKCEYNGCSKSFCTKYHLARHTLTHTGDRPYICTEDGCEEGFTTNTNLKKHISRIHRHETKQYICTFEGCGKAFKKNNQLKTHECSHTQLLPLLCSHEGCGRRFSQRGHLKRHEKVHKGYSCTAEGCSFVAKTWTEMTNHNKVHIVRVQCDQCKKTFRDSWFLKQHQHVHSKERVVFHCPRDGCTRSYTTAFNLQSHILSFHEEQRSFICTHPGCEKSFSMKQSLQRHGVVHDPEKKQLKPRPKRSLASRLSGHKPKKKRQAKTSNSDESSIPHISQSETTSNPQLIGQLQSFSSESFKTLNADIPETPQSLRSSDLEPIKSECAVSKSKSIYSELNNAANPVVHLLEPLLL; this is encoded by the exons ATGACAAtgcatgaaaataataataatcccaGCGCAACATTTATTTGTTCCTTTCCTGACTGTCAAGCGTCATATAACAAAGAATGGAAACTAGAAGCGCATCTCTGCAAACACACAGGGGAG AGGCCCTTTAAGTGCGAGTATAACGGCTGCAGCAAATCTTTCTGCACGAAATATCACCTTGCTCGTCACACGCTGACACATACCGGCGACAGACCTTACAT ATGCACGGAGGACGGATGCGAAGAAGGATTCACCACAAACACCAACTTGAAGAAACATATTTCACGTATTCACAGACATGAGACCAAACAGTACata TGCACATTTGAAGGATGTGGCAAAGCATTCAAAAAGAATAACCAACTGAAAACCCATGAGTGTTCACACACCCAGCTGCTACCGTTATT GTGCTCACATGAAGGCTGCGGGAGACGTTTTTCACAGCGTGGTCACCTGAAGCGCCATGAGAAGGTACACAAGG GCTATTCTTGCACGGCTGAGGGCTGCTCATTTGTGGCAAAGACCTGGACAGAGATGACAAACCACAACAAAGTTCATATAG tcagGGTACAGTGTGATCAGTGTAAGAAAACATTCAGGGATAGCTGGTTCCTGAAACAGCATCAACATGTCCACTCTAAAGAGCGCGTGGTGTTCCACTGCCCCAGAGATGGATGTACCCGCTCATACACCACAGCGTTCAACCTGCAAAGCCACATCCTGTCCTTCCATGAAGAGCAGCGCTCCTTCATCTGTACTCATCCTGGCTGTGAAAAGTCCTTTTCCATGAAG cAAAGTTTACAGCGCCATGGCGTGGTTCATGATCCTGAAAAGAAGCAG CTGAAGCCCCGCCCAAAACGTTCCCTGGCATCCCGTCTGAGTGGCCACAAACCAAAAAAGAAACGTCAAGCAAAAACTTCAAATTCAGATGAATCTTCAATTCCACATATTAGCCAGTCAGAGACTACCTCTAATCCTCAATTAATAGGTCAGCTGCAATCATTCAGCTCTGAAAGTTTTAAAACGCTAAACGCAGACATCCCAGAAACCCCCCAGAGTTTAAGAAGTTCTGATTTAGAGCCCATCAAATCTGAGTGTGCTGTCAGCAAATCAAAATCTATTTATTCTGAGCTCAACAACGCTGCAAATCCAGTGGTGCACCTTTTAGAACCCCTCTTATTGTAG